From Streptomyces sp. NBC_01460, a single genomic window includes:
- the uppS gene encoding polyprenyl diphosphate synthase translates to MTEPSALAAPVRPGVPAHVALVLDGNRRWAAQRGLGTDEGHRRGIGKIPDVLQWCEEEGVAMVTQWILSVRNLQRSPQELAGLYESFISLCARLAEAQRWRVRVIGALDLLPPPVAEAFQDVQRRTEQVEGVQANFAVAYDGRREIAAAARSLAQKCRERWPQEPGGDLSWWEGEFASHLGTAGLADPDLVIRTSGEQRLSGYLTWQTAQSELYFCERLWPDFTREDLREALHSYASRQRRLGL, encoded by the coding sequence ATGACCGAACCGTCCGCACTCGCCGCCCCGGTGCGCCCGGGAGTGCCGGCGCATGTCGCTCTCGTTCTCGACGGCAATCGGCGGTGGGCCGCCCAGCGTGGTCTCGGAACGGACGAGGGGCACCGTCGCGGCATCGGCAAGATCCCTGATGTCCTGCAGTGGTGCGAGGAGGAAGGGGTCGCCATGGTGACGCAGTGGATCCTCTCCGTCAGGAACCTGCAGCGCAGCCCCCAGGAACTCGCTGGTCTCTACGAGTCGTTCATCAGCCTGTGTGCACGTCTGGCCGAGGCGCAGCGCTGGCGGGTGAGGGTGATCGGAGCCCTGGACTTGCTGCCCCCACCGGTCGCGGAGGCGTTTCAGGACGTGCAGCGGCGCACCGAGCAGGTGGAGGGGGTGCAGGCCAACTTCGCCGTCGCCTACGACGGCCGCCGGGAGATCGCCGCCGCGGCACGGTCGCTGGCGCAGAAGTGCCGGGAGCGGTGGCCGCAGGAGCCGGGCGGGGACCTGTCCTGGTGGGAGGGGGAGTTCGCGTCCCATCTGGGCACGGCGGGGCTCGCGGACCCGGACCTGGTGATCCGCACCTCGGGCGAGCAGCGCCTGTCGGGGTATCTGACCTGGCAGACAGCGCAGTCGGAGCTGTACTTCTGCGAGCGGCTGTGGCCCGACTTCACCCGCGAAGACCTGCGTGAGGCACTGCACAGCTACGCCTCACGCCAGCGTCGGCTGGGACTGTAG